Proteins encoded by one window of Emticicia oligotrophica DSM 17448:
- the epsC gene encoding serine O-acetyltransferase EpsC has protein sequence MNKEFFQHIFDKHQQAEPVPPTKEIAAWALRIIRLLFPEQTKEYFRSGEEIEIQFKNLELELRNILLSTYQCKDCNAEWKAHEFIERIPEVYRLLKTDIQAIIEGDPAAKSEFEVVRAYPGFYAISFFRLAHELHKLGISLLPRILTEYAHSKTGIDIHPGAEIDEYFFIDHGTGIVIGESCVIGKHVKLYQGVTLGALSVEKTLANTKRHPTVKDHVVIYSGATILGGNTIIGEHSIIGGNVWVTKSVPAYSTVYHKPEIKVVERVME, from the coding sequence ATGAATAAAGAATTTTTCCAGCATATCTTCGATAAACACCAACAAGCTGAGCCAGTACCTCCAACTAAAGAAATTGCAGCGTGGGCTTTGCGAATTATTCGTTTATTGTTTCCTGAGCAAACTAAAGAATATTTTCGTTCGGGTGAAGAAATTGAAATTCAGTTTAAAAACCTTGAACTTGAATTAAGAAATATCCTGCTTTCAACATATCAATGCAAAGATTGCAATGCAGAGTGGAAAGCTCATGAGTTTATCGAAAGAATTCCAGAAGTTTATCGACTCTTAAAGACTGATATTCAGGCGATTATTGAAGGTGACCCTGCCGCTAAAAGTGAATTTGAGGTAGTTAGAGCCTATCCAGGTTTTTATGCTATTTCATTTTTCAGACTCGCTCATGAACTACATAAACTTGGCATTTCGCTTTTGCCTCGTATTCTTACCGAATATGCCCACTCAAAAACGGGTATTGACATTCATCCCGGAGCCGAAATTGATGAATATTTCTTTATTGACCACGGTACGGGTATTGTAATTGGCGAAAGTTGTGTGATTGGTAAACACGTAAAACTTTATCAAGGAGTAACGCTTGGAGCATTAAGTGTTGAAAAAACCTTGGCAAATACCAAACGCCATCCCACAGTAAAAGACCACGTGGTTATTTATTCTGGAGCAACTATTTTGGGGGGAAATACCATCATTGGTGAACATTCAATTATTGGTGGTAATGTTTGGGTAACTAAGTCAGTTCCCGCCTACTCTACTGTTTATCATAAACCAGAAATAAAAGTTGTTGAGCGTGTAATGGAGTAA
- a CDS encoding hydroxypyruvate isomerase family protein produces MENPTSRRNAMRKIIGAATTVALSGAINSRLNAADEAMGAVLKGRINHSVCRWCYNTFELDALCKAAKNIGLQSVELLTVEEFATVKKYNLTCAMVSGIGKEWGITKGWNKKENHEGLEDWYKYLIDETAKAGFKNLICFSGNRERNLDDEDGLKNCAKGLKKILHYAEKKKVTLVMELLNSRIDHPDYMCDHTDWGVELCKKIDSDNFKLLYDIYHMQIMEGDIIRRIRENYQYIAHYHTGGVPGRHEIDETQEIYYPAIMNAIVDTGFKGFVAQEFIPVRADKLASLKQGVSICDV; encoded by the coding sequence ATGGAAAACCCAACTTCACGTAGAAATGCTATGAGAAAAATAATTGGTGCTGCTACTACAGTTGCCCTAAGCGGAGCAATAAATTCAAGATTAAATGCTGCTGACGAAGCTATGGGGGCTGTCCTGAAAGGTCGAATTAATCATTCGGTTTGTCGTTGGTGTTATAATACATTTGAATTAGATGCACTTTGTAAAGCTGCGAAAAATATTGGTTTACAGTCAGTAGAATTACTTACGGTTGAAGAATTTGCTACAGTCAAAAAGTATAACCTCACCTGTGCGATGGTATCGGGTATCGGAAAAGAATGGGGAATTACGAAGGGGTGGAATAAAAAAGAAAATCACGAAGGCCTTGAAGATTGGTATAAATATTTGATTGACGAAACTGCCAAGGCTGGATTTAAGAATTTAATTTGCTTTTCGGGAAATCGTGAAAGAAATCTAGATGATGAGGATGGTTTAAAAAACTGTGCAAAAGGTTTAAAGAAAATCTTACATTATGCCGAAAAGAAAAAAGTGACGCTCGTAATGGAGTTATTAAATAGCAGAATTGACCATCCTGATTATATGTGTGACCACACTGATTGGGGCGTGGAATTATGCAAAAAAATAGATTCTGATAATTTTAAACTACTATACGATATTTATCACATGCAAATTATGGAAGGTGATATTATCCGCCGAATTCGTGAGAATTATCAATACATCGCCCATTACCATACAGGTGGTGTTCCGGGAAGACATGAAATAGATGAAACGCAAGAAATTTATTATCCTGCTATTATGAATGCTATCGTAGATACTGGTTTTAAGGGATTCGTTGCTCAAGAGTTTATTCCAGTAAGAGCAGATAAGTTGGCTTCATTAAAGCAAGGTGTAAGTATTTGTGATGTTTAA